The Phoenix dactylifera cultivar Barhee BC4 chromosome 9, palm_55x_up_171113_PBpolish2nd_filt_p, whole genome shotgun sequence genome window below encodes:
- the LOC120111988 gene encoding uncharacterized protein LOC120111988, producing the protein MLLRPWYSRLLRRTLLLSFSSSSSSPTSPRFVESLKLLSPSSPLPEGFPTLAPIRRALPSRHALLRCSARRIEDAAPSIRETAEEVREADARVVEGEAAGRDGAGGAGLSVAVGSPKLPLCLSMYRMSLGDQAFFLLAFIASTTSIAFTSLVIATIPTLFAMKRAATSLARLADTAREEIPSTMAAIRLSGMEISDLTLELSDLSQEIADGVSKSAQAMQAAEAGIRQIGASARQQTMSMIQERANLPNISLQPVVAGAARKTSHVVGQAKKTFMNIISRGNEYSSEGEDMSSKAEF; encoded by the exons ATGCTTCTCCGCCCTTGGTACTCTCGGCTCCTCCGCCGAACCCtccttctctccttctcctcctcctcctcctcgccaaCCTCTCCTCGATTCGTCGAATCCCTAAAGCTCTTATCCCCATCATCCCCCCTGCCCGAAGGCTTCCCAACCCTAGCTCCGATCCGTCGCGCCCTCCCTTCTCGCCACGCGCTATTGCGCTGCTCCGCGAGGCGCATCGAGGATGCCGCGCCGTCGATCCGTGAGACGGCGGAGGAGGTGCGAGAGGCCGATGCGAGGGTGGTGGAGGGGGAGGCGGCAGGCCGCGACGGAGCGGGAGGGGCCGGGCTGAGCGTGGCGGTCGGAAGCCCTAAGCTTCCGTTGTGTCTGAGTATGTATCGAATGAGCCTGGGGGATCAGGCGTTCTTTCTCTTGGCGTTCATCGCTTCGacg ACTTCTATCGCATTTACCAGCTTAGTGATTGCAACTATTCCAACACTATTT GCAATGAAGAGAGCTGCAACATCTCTTGCAAGGTTGGCAGATACTGCTCGAGAGGAGATTCCTAGTACCATGGCTGCAATCAGACTCTCAGGCATGGAGATCAGTGATCTTACTTTGGAATTGAGTGATTTGAG CCAAGAAATAGCTGATGGTGTTAGCAAATCAGCACAGGCTATGCAGGCTGCAGAAGCTGGAATCCGGCAGATTGGTGCCTCAGCTCGGCAGCAGACCATGT CAATGATACAGGAACGAGCAAACTTGCCCAACATTTCTCTGCAACCTGTGGTAGCCGGTGCTGCAAGGAAAACTTCTCATGTTGTTGGCCAGGCTAAGAAGACTTTCATGAATATTATTTCACGTGGTAATGAGTATAGCTCAGAGGGTGAAGACATGTCCAGCAAAGCGGAGTTTTGA